The sequence AAAAGACCAAATGGCAAAGCAACCTTCCGATGTAAGTTCTGAGTGTGACAGAGAAGGTGGACAATTGCAGCCTGCCGAGAGGCCTCCCCAGCTCAGACCGGGGGCCCCCACCTCTTTACAGACAGAGCGGCAAGGTAATCCTGAAGAAGGGGACCGCTGCCCCCAAGGCAGCCCGCAGGGCCCGCTGGCCCCACCGGCCAGCCCTGGCCCTTTCGCTACCAGATCCCCGCTCTTCATCTTCGTGAGAAGATCCTCCTTGCTGTCTCGATCCTCCAGTGGGTATTTCTCTTTTGACACAGACAGGAGCCCGGCACCCATGAGTTGTGACAAATCCACACAGACCCCAAGCCCTCCTTGCCAGGCCTTCAACCATTATCTCAGTGCAATGGGTAAGCGATACCGGGGAGGCGACTGTGCATGTGTGGGTGCTTGAGTATCAGTCCATGGGTGTGTGGAGCATGTAGAGCAGCCCCTGTTTAGACTCCTTTTACTGATTTGTTTCATGTTCTGTTGGGAATGGAGCACATGTCAAGTAAAACATCCAACCAACATAGAAACAACCAACATGTTGCTAAGTTTCGTGGCAGTGGTGGGTTGATGTCCATGTATCAGCCCGTTGGGGAGTATGTATCATACCCCATGGTGCTCTCGTAAAGCATCTTAACTGTGGCATGTTGTCCTCACCTGTAAGATGTACTCATTAATGACATTCTATTTGAAGGGGACTCCGCAGTCAGTTACAGCAGATAGCGTAATAACCTAACCAAAACTgtggagaaagaaaggagagaagttaagtattttagaaaatgacatttttataaagATGAACTAGTTCATATCTGCCTTCCCACCATAGAACCATGAAAATCGTTTGTTTTCTACTTAAGATTCCTCTTTAGACTTCTTTTGTTTGCTAGGGGTTAGGGGTTTGGACATAGTACTAACAGGATTGATTGTGGGATTTTATTTCAGGGGTTAAAGCCAGTTTTAGAGTCTGAAGGAGTGGCAAGCACGATGCCCAGAAAAATCTGGCAGCCCCTTTGGTGAGGGCCTTGACAGAGGGAAGGAGTGCGTGACAGCTTGAAGAGCATTTGCCCTTGTCCGTTGGGGCGCCCCCAGGTGTAGCTGTGAGGCTGTGTGCTCTCTTGCTGGTAGCTTTTCCTatgtgaaggggcttccctggtggctcagatggttaagaatctgcctgcaatgcaggagacccaggtttgataactgggtgaggaagatcccttggaggttTTCCTGTAGGGCCAGATAATCTGAGAATGCAGAGCTTGATGTCTGTAATCTGAACGGTGCAACTCATTTAGAACTTTGAAAGCACTGTACAAGCCACATAGAAACATCTGTGGGCTTGATTTGACCAGTTGAGCTTCCAGCATGTGACTTTGAGTATATGCAGTTCTAGCCACCCTAATCAGCGGGTACATGGGTTGGTTCAAATCACTGTTCTTCAGTAGTGGAAAAGGTTCTTATCTTGACTAGGATTCACCAGAGTCTCACTTATCATTTATCCAGATTAGCTCTTCTGTGTTGAGATACAAGTAAGTTGGCAGCATTAAGGATTAAGAAATCCAGCATAGGTTCTGTTTAAAACATAGGTGACACCATGTCAAAAgctaattaaaatgaaatcatcAGGGTAGACATGTGACTGCTGGACCACAATGGCAAATCTTAGTTTTGCAAATACCGTAGAGCTCTGTCTTTATAACCTTCAGTGGGATAAGCCGTGCTGGTCTGTCCTCGTGTTGCAAAATTAGAAAGAACCTCAGAAGTCGGGCCCACCTGGGTGACAGACACGTGACAGAAGCACCAGCAGCTGTTCGTGTtggctgctcacctcctgctgaaTGCTGAGGGTGCTTTATTAGGACCCCTTCCTTAGGGGAAGGGGCTGGAAGTTTTACTATTGTAGATATTGCTATTCCCGAGTTCATTTCGGCCTTAGAAGGTCTTGGTGTTTGCATATGTTTTTCTGCCCTTGAAAATGCTCTTGACTATAGTAGCATCTATAGGTAAATGAGTTACTAAATGAGTTAATGGGGTTTTACAGTGTTCGTGTTTAGATGAAaatgtgaaaagtgttagttgctcagtcgtgtctgactcttggtgaccccgtggactgtagccctgccaggctcctctgtccatggagttctccaggcaagaatactggagtaagaggcattcccttctctaggggatcttcctgacccagggatggaacccaggtttcctggattgtagacagatcctttaccatctgggccaccagggaagcttgtggatattaaaaaaccccatgccttttttttttttgaaggatccTTCAGAAGCTATTATAGTTTCCCCCTGCAGACCTTTGTATCAGTTTCTCCAGGTAGCTTAATGCATGGAAATGGCGTCTCATTGCCTGGAATATTCCTCCTTCAACCAGGAATAGTGGGTGCGgtagttttgtgtttttaagtAGGGATGGGCATGAGTGCTTTTTCTGGTGATGTTTAGCAAGCTAATTATAAGGTAAGCACCGTTACTTGAGATGACAGATGTAGAGCTTTAGCGAGATCGCAATCTAAATTATTAAGCGAAGTTATGGTTTTACCTGTGAAGTATAAAGTAATGGATCCTGAGGTGTAATTTTATAGTATTAACTGCATTCCCATAGTTTGGTATGATAACTTAGAGGTTAATGCATAGGATTAAATGATAAGTTTGGAGGAGTTTGTCTGAAGTTAATGCACCAAGTTAAGTTTTCAGTATTAAGTTCTTGGGAGATTTATTGGGATGGGAGTGAATTACTGATGGGGGGAGAGGGTTAAGATGTGAGAgtgttaaagaataaaaattgcaTCTTGCATAGTCTGTAGCTTTTTTTCCTGGCTATTCTTAAAATACTTCAGTGCCTGGGGACCACTTCAATACCATGAGTTGATCAACTTGTGTTCTTTCAGCATGGCCATGAGTAGTACTCCTTGCTCAGCCATACCCATTAAGATGTTCAATGAAGCTTTTGATAACTTGTTGCAAAGTACATTTTTCACAAAGAGGTCATTATGACTGGCTTCAACCAGCACAGCACAAATGGGAGGTTAGAAAGAGGTCCTTCCTTAGGGCTTCCTCTGGCCGATGAACAACTTTCTGCTGAGTGACTCGGGGTGGAGAGCCTGTATGTTGCGGTTTTGTCCTGAGAAAGTAAAGTCTTGTCTAGGATATACAACAGATGTTTGAGCTAGAAATGTCTTTCTGTTGTCCTCCTGGTCCTTAATTTTTCTGAAGATATGTTCAAAAAATGTTTGTaagacagttttttcacttttaccaaattttattctctttaccCCCTGGGAGGATTGACTTGGCCAGTGCTATCTTAAATTAGTGAGCTGTGTATTCTCATCAGAATCACCAACAGAGGTGTTGATTTGCAGAGTGCCTTTTTTGGAGAGTGTGCTTATGCCATGGATGTGTTTAATTCAGATGTGCACTAAATTCTGTACAGGCTCGTGCTTTGAAGACAAGTCGAAGCAGTTTCAGATCAGCACTTGGAAAGGTTGAGTATAGGTGAATGCTAGTTATCAACAGCTCCCGTACTTTTTTTGGTAAATGACTTATATGTTATACTTGTTCCTGG is a genomic window of Muntiacus reevesi chromosome 3, mMunRee1.1, whole genome shotgun sequence containing:
- the BCL2L11 gene encoding bcl-2-like protein 11 isoform X1, whose translation is MAKQPSDVSSECDREGGQLQPAERPPQLRPGAPTSLQTERQGNPEEGDRCPQGSPQGPLAPPASPGPFATRSPLFIFVRRSSLLSRSSSGYFSFDTDRSPAPMSCDKSTQTPSPPCQAFNHYLSAMASMRQSQAVPADTRPEIWIAQELRRIGDEFNAYYPRRVLVRPQAVEGRPQMVLLRVLRYIVRLVWRMQ
- the BCL2L11 gene encoding bcl-2-like protein 11 isoform X2 — translated: MAKQPSDVSSECDREGGQLQPAERPPQLRPGAPTSLQTERQDRSPAPMSCDKSTQTPSPPCQAFNHYLSAMASMRQSQAVPADTRPEIWIAQELRRIGDEFNAYYPRRVLVRPQAVEGRPQMVLLRVLRYIVRLVWRMQ